One stretch of Zingiber officinale cultivar Zhangliang chromosome 6B, Zo_v1.1, whole genome shotgun sequence DNA includes these proteins:
- the LOC121992320 gene encoding probable sugar phosphate/phosphate translocator At5g25400: MGREGIGGGGAGGAVAEGVLRKILLSYAYVAIWIFLSFTVIVYNKYILDPKMYGWPFPISLTMIHMGFCSSLAFLLVRVFRLVDPPSSPAMSRALYLSSIVPIGALYSLSLWFSNSAYIYLSVSFIQMLKALMPVAVYSIGILFKKEIFKSSSMLNMLSISFGVAIAAYGEARFDATGVALQLGAVAFEATRLVLIQILLTSKGISLNPITSLYYVAPCCFAFLMIPWSVVELPVLRARSATSLRPDLLIFGTNSFCAFALNLAVFLLVGKTSALTMNVAGVVKDWLLIAFSWSVIRDTVTTINLFGYAIAFLGVAYYNHVKLQALKAKESQKKATQADEEAGKLLQQVDGPGDNRKGDAQN; encoded by the coding sequence ATGGGTCGCGAGGGCATTGGCGGAGGCGGCGCCGGCGGCGCGGTGGCAGAGGGAGTTTTGAGGAAGATTCTGCTTTCCTACGCCTACGTCGCCATATGGATCTTCCTCAGTTTCACCGTCATCGTCTACAACAAGTACATCTTGGATCCGAAAATGTACGGCTGGCCCTTCCCCATCTCCCTCACCATGATCCACATGGGCTTCTGTTCCTCTCTCGCCTTCCTCCTTGTCCGGGTCTTTCGCCTCGTCGATCCGCCGTCCTCTCCGGCCATGTCCCGCGCCCTTTACCTCTCCTCCATCGTCCCTATCGGCGCCCTCTACTCCCTCTCCCTCTGGTTCTCGAACTCCGCTTACATCTACCTCTCCGTCTCCTTCATCCAGATGCTCAAGGCCCTCATGCCGGTCGCCGTCTACTCCATCGGAATACTCttcaaaaaggagatttttaaGAGCTCCTCTATGCTCAACATGCTTTCCATCTCCTTCGGCGTTGCAATCGCCGCGTACGGAGAGGCGCGCTTTGACGCCACCGGCGTCGCCCTCCAGCTTGGCGCTGTCGCGTTCGAGGCCACCCGCCTCGTCCTCATCCAGATCCTGCTCACCTCCAAGGGCATCTCCCTCAATCCCATCACCTCTCTCTACTATGTTGCCCCTTGCTGCTTCGCATTCCTCATGATCCCCTGGTCCGTCGTCGAGCTTCCTGTTCTCCGCGCCCGTTCGGCGACCTCTCTCCGTCCTGATCTGCTCATCTTCGGCACCAATTCCTTCTGCGCCTTCGCCCTTAACCTTGCCGTCTTCCTCCTTGTCGGCAAGACTTCCGCACTTACTATGAACGTAGCCGGCGTAGTCAAGGATTGGCTCCTAATAGCCTTCTCCTGGTCTGTGATCCGGGACACTGTCACTACCATCAACCTCTTTGGCTACGCCATTGCCTTCCTTGGGGTCGCCTACTACAACCATGTCAAGTTACAGGCGCTGAAGGCCAAGGAATCGCAGAAGAAGGCTACACAGGCGGACGAGGAGGCGGGGAAGCTCCTCCAGCAAGTTGATGGTCCCGGAGACAACAGGAAGGGTGACGCCCAGAATTGA